gtgttttgtgctttaaaattatgtagtatcctgcttttcctccatacattcaaattaacaacaaaacattccccttgccttgtgagtgtcaatattatctgacagctcttcagattcttttaaaaatatttttagttgttaatgaatttcctatttatccatatatggtgctgagaattgaactcagggtcctacacatgctaggcaagctctctaacacgactctacaactccagcccttcttccattatttgcaggaaagttttgcacatttctggagacctctaggtccacccattgtaatCCATTACTGTCATAAGgcagtttctctaatcttatttgtacattttttcactaaaatttccttatcagtgtttttttctgatgtgtgtaatggattttctgtgaaattatctgccatggaatgaatgtcaagttggacaaagacttctgttttgagagatggtgtaaggtttatttgagttagaggatttgtaaaataatacattggtagatatttacaaattgcttgtttttttttctttttttaattgtatactgTAGGTTCCCTGTTAaggactgggtttcctcatatcagttaattgcttcacaaactaagatatgtatgattcatgtttgtatttccaataatattatatgtgcttttgcttgtataaatattaggcctcttttgtccatgacttttgtattttatcttgattggcttttgattCTGCCCATGTACGTAGAAATTGATGTTTTCTATGCataagtgtaatggggattgatggcagtgatactctcatgctgaactacaccccaagctccttttcactcatatttggagagaggttcttactaagttattgaggatgtcttgaatttgcaattcacttgcctcagacttcctagtagctgagattacatgcatgcccatcatttgtatatggatgagcttgttcttatttacaggataaagaccacattatttgaaatgtagctttgagaaatgttgcaattctctttatcttttaatttttattgtaatgaacaccacaaaataaaacttactgtctccaaaattttaaatatatatttcagtaacattaatttaatttttattaatagatctctacaaagtttacatctcaaaaaaaaagaaagaatgcctagaaagcaaggactcatttctgtcatctcatcacaaaactattctcttttgttcagaaagctgcttctttagtttacagatgttttcacATTCTAGAATTCTACAGTATTCTCTCTGTGACATATCAATTAAcctagtatacatacattttgtaaaatatataattagaataaattctttgacttcaaaattctatagtttctatattccaatatggctcatcattCTTCTCAAGGGATATTTGGGTTTTGTCCCTTATGATGCCTCTGTTTAAAAACAAtctaacaacactggtgtgcaatgtttttaatttgctattgatatgagggcttattgccacactcactaagaactccgtttacctgactccatgtttgcatttacaattgaatgctgtaaattttagtatatttttttagcagggaaatagtcttatttctattttgggggatatttatacaatttaaagggtagatttctctgcaaattttttttttaaaaataggaggttgacgaatactacatggagcctctagttaactttaagtcatataaacatctttaaatttaatctttcaattttgaacaacagcatgcccaagagtgttcaatcaactgacacatatttagggatgtttgaaaatccctaccacttttgattccaaatatttattccatgttggttacaaaataactatgacttaaatatttattaacctttgttttaatatataaaattgatctaaccagcataatatcccacttgtgatgaagaacagggattctataagtctatagtagtttcaaaatattttcaaagtcttatgctttgtgattaccattttgcttcactgtatttcttttttcagtaagtggggattgatgtctcttagtatgacagtgattcttttttttcattcaaccctctcgctgttttctttgtgtgtttgggaagtatgaagtacgtagcaaatgtatttactcttaattcagaacctaggaatagggtccttttctctcttttgcctcttttcaaagttatttttaatttaaaatgtcttctatgtcctataactgtcttaaactatgttttgtgtaatataatttagacagcccaggttttgtttgatcacttttgtatgtgtcattattatttccctttgctttcattatgtgtgtgttcttatatttagagtatcctgtagactatgtacaattgcaatatttagagttaattcagatatccaagttttgttttaatcagaattttgtaatcttgcatttgccaacaaaaaactctaaaaatgaagaatctcgtactcatactttgtatgagtatcaactcgACTTCACTGtattaaaaaactgaacatatttatgtgtccttttaaaatcatatttttgttacaggtatatatgcctattaacagtattgctggtatgcttttttctttcaaattctattgcaaaattataTGTTTGGAGACCTGTCATTACagtaaaatagaattatttttgccaagaaatgtttaaaatttcatatgacttatgatggtgtgcacttatattttattatgaaggattaccgttagtactttttggagaacagatccagtgttgatgaatagtgtgtatatttttatatgtttaaagtcttcattttccttctcttttgaaaggtagtagctgtgaatataatgtcttggttgataattttattctttcatcccttgaatatagatagacttgaattccttcctcTGTTGTGAAGATTCGACTAAGGATTTCGCAATTATatggttacacatttctaggtgacccgtctttttctcttggatgctctcagtatcctgagtttttaaacttagattaaaatttactttgagtctttacaacttggagaaaactgagctgcttggatgtttcatattttctattttctgaggtgtgtttattagtactggaaagagaaataaagggcgatttagcactttgcattttttactttggccttcaaattttgatcctctagctcaacctcctatgttgctatgtacaaccacccctgactctttcagacgttttctaaagaaagtctttcaacatacattttctgattattactattaacaattcttgactaatttttattctgttttttgtgtgttggtttagttcagtaaacttattttaaatgataattgactattccctttgagtgattcataactttgcttacagtcgatttagccatgttttttttctgttggtaagcaggaacccctaTTTGAACAGTCACCAAATATTCACATattgtatgtttttatatttaaatgaaatggaagaaagttggtagatttttaaaatatattctaaaggaggaaaatctttgtgtaacacaatgtatttttctctactatattactctccataataatgtactcatcttggatactgtgaacacaaagatgattaggacaatcttcaaaataattttctgtgtgtattttgatttgatttatatatttctacagtaatgatggacttggatttaataatccactcccctgctgatgttattttttgctgtaatttcttaggtttgcaaaatatactcagcccagtacagtaagtaaacatatttgttatttttatttattacagccatgacttctcatcatcctcgacaaattttaccagagcaggcaataaaacagagagagggaagatatggaaagtgtgactttgactatatacaaccaagaaaacaatgggaaaatataggtgagagtaaagttcaaaaattgtattataatagacaaaatcaatcagtagtccctatttatgataaaaattttatggtcaaaagacaccagagacaattaatttctgaaacaaaaattcaatgtattccaatgattttgaggagatttatatgtctttaagaataaatccacagccatttttgaactgaaaggcaatgtggaaaatttgaaatctagtccatgcatcagttttcaacttggccaattataaaagtagcactgatttaaaattccactcaaacatttgcacagaaaagttgtttctaaaagtgatccttttgggagtttctttataaaatgtacatttttctgaaacaaaagttgaatttctccttgtgcccaaatggataatattaagaattgtagaaatgtttctacttccccactattgctcaatgacaattctgatacagatttgtggaaagtgcactatatagataatgctataagtaacacaaagAGCCATGtttctaccctgagtaatgaccagtatatttatattggtgataaaaattatgaatatagagaaatcctagtccttgtctaaaggaaatttaccaagatgaaaaatgtaggaaagtcttgctttagtgatcaaaaactagtattcattaaaatattcatagccaagagaaaacctgcaagtgtaagatatgtgaaagggctcttaaccacagtgcagagcttgcttaatacaagagaatttatagagaaagagagccctataagtatagaagatattgagagagcaaattctttgatatattttttaaacacagcagatactatgacagtgataattctacaaatttaaagaatgtaaaaaaactTTTTGTGcaaagttacaacttgttaagtatcagaggatttagactgaaggagagacctggaaatgtaaaaagtgtgggaaagccttaaaaagtgTTTCAacacttactcaacaccaaaaaatttattctgcagagaaaacctaccaatgtgaagaatgcaatgcactcaagaactttactcaacatcacagagttaatacaggagatatgccatgcaaatgcaaagaatgtgacaaaacttctagtaaaagctcaaatcttatttgtcaccagtggacaaacCCTGGAATGATGCCCCACTTATGTAAATTATTTTGCCAAGGTTTCAGTCAAAacccaagccttaaaaattaccagagaattcataccggagagaagccctacaaatgtaaagtgtgtggcatgagctttaatagaaactcaaatcttgatcgccacaacaggattcatactggagagaagccctacaaatgtaatgtgtgtggcaagagttttagtgaaaaatcgtcacttactcagcaccagcgtatccacactggagagaagccctacaaatgtaaagtgtgtggcaagagttttaatacaaactcaaatcttgattgccacaacaggattcatactggagagaagccctacaaatgtaaagaatgtggcaaaagttttaatcaaaaaatagatcttattcggcacctgagaatgcacactggagagaagccctacatgtgtacagtgtgtggcaaaattTTCCGTCACAAATCATCACTTattcagcaccagcgaatccacactggagaaaagccctacaaatgtaaagaatgtggcaaaggtaTTAATACCATCTCACggcttaattgtcacaaaaggattcatactggagagaagccctacaaatgtgaagaatgtggcaaaacttttagGGAAAGATggtcacttactcagcaccagagaatccacactagagaaaagccctacaaatgtaaagaatgtgtaaaagcttttaatagcatctcacatctTGAtcgtcacaaaaggattcatactggagagaagccctactcTTGCCACACAatatgtaaattgtgtggcaagagtttcaatcaaaaatcatcatttactcagcaccagcaaatccacactggagagaagccctacaaatgtagagaatgtggcaaagattttaatcaacaatcatcacttactcgacatCAGAGAACCCATattagagagaagtcctataaatgtgaagaatggcaaagctttgaATATTGAAGAttacatcttactaaacattatagattttatactggagagaagttttacaatgaaaacattgcatcaatgtctttaaggatgaatcaaccctatttcacagtagtcaacactatttcacaccagagatatgatagcacagaaagcatataaatatataataggtGACAcagtctccaatagttgttcacatCCTACTCAGCACATCAGAATTCATACTAGAGAGAGGATTTACGGAAaaattttgcaaagcttttggccattgatttatcatttttaaaacactggagggtTTATAGCATatggaaacccaaagaatgtgtccaagactgtattcaaatttccgacatttttaaattactgacctcatatctgtagcgaatgtggagtagcatctgttcaaagtgtgtaccttagataacagcaaaatatttacaaaaacaccttgacaaatataaagatggtagtaagtttcatatctatagcccatccattgaagtatttgggacctaggagagagaaaaacatttaaatatagaaaatgggTAATCACTTtggacatttgctgaaatttttcttaacatctttaggtgatatgatagaaataagaaaatacaagtatagaattgtgcatccctaaaaggatataattttagtataaatcaacaattactaaagagtctcatttttcacaactggagttgattatttcagagtctcttaagatttatatgaaatttaaaatttaaaattttcagagctcCTTAAagttaggggcacttaatcagtaaactacatcctcagatttttttcttttttatttagagatagggtttgctaagttgcataggtcctcactaagttatggagcctgactttgaacttgcaaagcttctcacatccctagggtcaaagcatggtccaccatgcaagttttacagagcgtttttacttatatttcataacGGATGtaatttgttgctaaataaagtgtgaatttcttaatgttaaccttgtcatacatttaatgatgttattaagtcacacatctcccactattcactttgctaatggatcgatgcaatagtaaaacattctgttgggtaaataatgctataacctctcaattaattatttcatatgtttaatcaagtattatttggagaatattatttatgtaaattatatactctcttgtttgtaattatgggaaaattaagacagttataggaaggacctagggatactaaaataatgcccagatatccctagtttgaattatgaatttaacatttcaccttatagattAGCAGTATttcctaagggatctacaactccagagagttatacaagctcccaatcagggagaggagaaagacccaagagactaggagccaacatgcgtattcaggcaataaagcagggttgctgaagggggaaatagtcttaatgtttcctggggaatccacatggtccataagcccatcctgactcttggactgaagaaaccatgcaatTCCTCATAAATTCTATGAccttcatcactgaggtgactatactcacctctagtgtaggaaaaacatcacaatttgggaccACCTCTTTACTTTTGcatacccagtaaaaaagtgtaactagaaacatgtaacatgatgagtgtaaaaagaaaaagacatactataggagcatttatgcctccaaattttttatttcattatatattttgattttgtagaccctttggttctacttaataatttacaatataatgtttgttatacttattggattatacggtagatagcatgtgtcatggtctcccagaaccctctgcaacccagtaatcaTAAGttactataaactaaccatgtccctcctcagatcttatagctccaagagcccatgacaccacagagagagaaacacaatttggattgaaataaaccttagactctcatctacaagtcctgttcaaaaagtaaaaacacaatattctcttcatgtGTGAGCCgtttgggtcaacaaaacaccacccaccaacgtttcatttaactttatttgggaaaataaatattgaaatataatgataagttctaggagaataatattcacaccattctttatttcAAAGGGTAAATCTCTaagtttcatgcttatctccacattattttatgcagaaaactggcttcattttacatatgagagtttaaactctttataaggccaggagggaagattcagtcccagaggtctaaggaaaatactaaagttCTTCCCTTATcgtgattgaatgatgtctgcaatcttggatgaaacagctaaagaatgctgatttctcaatgcatctggctagttggctcactcattggaatcccaatttatttagtaatctcaaggctatcactgcCTCCTCTGGGATCTGACCTGCTCTTGGGAGGACGTGGTGtccttcaggggatcaccaggtcctgcaagatgttagaatgaagttttctttgttctaacttgtatttatttggcctcactttcaatacaagttagaacaagacttcagactctcacctgtggagaggatgctctgcctagcacttcccagtcaggaccctgaaaagctctttgggactccccagtacataggttcagtggttgggttttcctagtctggcaatacagttacCTGTGTCCGTtactcttgctttctctcttgctttcatagtattactcaaggaaacactgtcttgggtgaagagagtgtcttccttatctattggacctgacctgccaagttgagcagctgcccacaaactgaatgtcacaaacacatgtatgtgtcatctaatcagtaactagtgtatctttcaactgcatggTTTTTGATTGCATGgaggaggaaattgagaatgctttgagtgcccacagcactattcatagtataacactgctatgtaatgtttcctctctgctcaacttgaaAGTATTGTTCTtatgctgctttgtaaaacaaatagaaaagagttgtaaaccaaaaattttgtgattatagatAGTTGCaaagactgacttgggcaactctatttaccattgttgttttgtatgggctcaaggtactcttttatacttttatttaaccttaatgacattaccattcactgaagagtttttaactcacaaaccttctcggtatacaaattttcccttgtcatttttaaagtttcttactctttttaggtatacatgatagtagaacaaattttgacacattatacatggagtaaaactcattttagttagcattccattcttgaggtgcacatggtgtggaccttccctggtggtgtatttatatataaacattgaaaagttgtgtctgattcattctactgtcatttgtactcctatttcccttttcttttcttcaatccaactttgtctaatccactgaatttctattctctcccctgcccttgttgagtgctttagcatctatgtatattatgtattatatgtaatgtctgtttcattctactatcatttctatccccatattccctcccctccctgcactcctctctacttaatctaaataactattcttccccacccccattgtaaattagcatacacttattggagagaacatttggcctttgtgtttctgtgtgtgtaagcaggtgggggtggggcttatttcacttagcatgatattcttcaactctatccttttaccaacaaatggcatagtttcattcatctttaaagctaagtaatattccattgttgggggaaattatatgtatatatacatatatcatattttatttatccattcatctgttgaaggaaacataggttggttctatggtttatctattgtgaattgtgctgctataaacactggtgcagctgtttccctgtagtatgctgtttttaagtcctttgggtatagaccaaagacagggatagctgggtcaaatgatgtttccattctggttttgcaaggcgtctccatactgctttccatgttggttgcaccaatttggattcaatctcatgagcaatgtgtgagtgttcttttttccccacaacctcaccaacatttattgttgcctgtattattaatgattgccattctgactgaagtgagataaaatcttaaagtaattttgatttacatttccctaattgctagataggtggaatgtttttttcatatatttgtaatggttatattgaactcaggggcactcaacccctgagccacatccctatttttattttatgtagagacaggatctcactgatcttcttagtaaatttattttactgaggctggctctgaactcatgaccctttttcctcagccttccaagctgctgagattacaggcaaataccaccatgtgaACTCCCCAGAGATCCTTCTTTAACTGGTTtaaacccacttgttcagtatgttttgtcctaatcctcacaattagagatgaaattattttcctctctatgaaaaatcatggctacaaagagattggactcaacaacacctaattacacagcatgtccacattacaacaaaggtgtggtctgcaaTTCTTCACCCCTCCAAAGAGCTCtccttggctccacaaagttgagagtactggccaaccttctgccatggcgcattcagaagcctccaaggaagtaagtgtgtatgagggacagaattccaggtggcacgttggtgattaatgggctatgccagggagtaaggcagagcccaattcaccgaaggcacaaaactttcatgtggctggtccaggatgggggctgcatgaggggattcttttcctccacccttgatgtgtctttcctaactgttcatatgctgaaatacttgttcaatgacttgcacccttttcctgttttatgtttccctctaaTGTGGCTTTTGAGGTCtcctgctttggcaattattgtgactttcttcttcagttttccaacctccctcatccctcatttctgtctgtggatattagttttcattttatatatttccatttagtccaaatttccattacctctagaaaaaataaatgtttaattcactatcatgcttgtacttaccattcacatgttgataatggcagtgttcaagaactatcttctgatttctacaactggaacataagtgggtctgcttgaaatgactgtcctttcttttgactctagATAATGGGAATCCTTTTTTAATAAAgtgctttaatgcttttatgtatatttatatacagtacccaggagactgagcctactttttacatggttttctctcagagatggtggagttgatcatgtaggtttctaagagtggactccagctcggactctgccttggctctgactagattccatcttcctgtgatttctacaacatgtgacctataggtcttcctcttcttttcttaattttaatatttcacttagagcttgagccacaggactgtcactttcgaaaggatgacttaccaaaccatcactacccccaagaaggtgtgctccatgtgcaaactaggaaagaggggcccatcacacacttcagggcttcagggaaattatgggggttccaggagtccctcacatcaaagtagaggcattatagattgtgggacaggtttggactaatttgattttaggaccagaattagagtaatttaagtttccttatcaacatgagaaaatgatctcaatcaagatccttttccagatgtgtccaggaaactttaagagTTGAAGCCTAGatttcttggattgctgttatccatcagagaagacaataaaattgagagagatgacatgtcccactggggaagccacagttctgtgttctcctgtgggaacttcttgcttttctacagacattaaaattacaaatctgcagagacagatctgaaacacatcctttccataaaacttacaaatgtTTGTGCTCTGCTAAGCTGATTCAGGTGACAAattacctctgtgtcctcagatgcagagttagtgtggcttctgaaaagggcattggaggaagAAATTCGGTCTACTAGTGAGCtttcccagtagcttctttgcttatTAAAGTAGTAAATATCtatagaagacaatatcctcattgcaccatacacAACATGGTCCTCTGACCTCATTAGAACTGTTGCAGCCcggaggaccatgttctgtatggtgtaatgaggatgTTGTcctctaaagatgtttgcttctttgagatcctgctaaaatgagtcaatttttcttatagggaatgtcagttttacttcttcatttttcaatttaataacttcatgggacataacttacatatggtatgtcatgtagagattttaaacagtATTAATGTGTATAGttattaccagggaattaataagttttaatattttgattgataatcttgctttggtcatcttcataactcatagaaccattattgtttgagtaattgtacattttgaaatctttagagggaaatgaggttctatgttcaaaacctcattttatagaatggaatcgcacatggttaagaactttcagttggtaaatgtcaaacaagggaccgtgatcagaaggaagtacattaaatattttagaaaatcaaataaatgtgctggtaagttccaatttATGGtgccaaattaattaattaatataattcacaagaatttggaagaatatttttatgtattagtccattctgttttaatcactaaaaaccttttgtagtttctaataatggaaatgtgtaaattcaattttgcttagaggaacattctggacacttgaaatccatcctgccctggtcactttcagatttttttccaaaattcaatttttcatgtcatttgcatgcacagataaatgtgaccccaagacacagagaacaagataaagcaggaaagctgaaagcagaacttgactcttccatcgcaatatcagtctgggaaaatggaccctcctgcaggatcCTGTGGATTTCCCAGTgatgagagcttggggtctgcagagaagtgcttgggctctctcatccctgaggatgtccacagaacagggtagaggagagtgtggctgtggggtctctaatcaagtcctccagagaccaagcaggaagcaggcctgattttattgtgcagtaaccatgtatatgtactcaggcagtgcctaagtgAAATATAGACaaccaccaatgcaatgtctacTAACttt
The sequence above is a segment of the Ictidomys tridecemlineatus isolate mIctTri1 chromosome 16, mIctTri1.hap1, whole genome shotgun sequence genome. Coding sequences within it:
- the LOC144371255 gene encoding uncharacterized protein LOC144371255; this translates as MPHLCKLFCQGFSQNPSLKNYQRIHTGEKPYKCKVCGMSFNRNSNLDRHNRIHTGEKPYKCNVCGKSFSEKSSLTQHQRIHTGEKPYKCKVCGKSFNTNSNLDCHNRIHTGEKPYKCKECGKSFNQKIDLIRHLRMHTGEKPYMCTVCGKIFRHKSSLIQHQRIHTGEKPYKCKECGKGINTISRLNCHKRIHTGEKPYKCEECGKTFRERWSLTQHQRIHTREKPYKCKECVKAFNSISHLDRHKRIHTGEKPYSCHTICKLCGKSFNQKSSFTQHQQIHTGEKPYKCRECGKDFNQQSSLTRHQRTHIREKSYKCEEWQSFEY